ACCGGGACCAGGAGACGCTGGCAGATGCCCTGAACGGCATGGCCAAACTGGAACACAAACGGGGAGACAGCAACGCCGCCCTCTTCCACCTGCAGGAAGCCCGGGAGATCCGCCGTGCCCTGGGAGACCTGAGGGGAGAGGCTGCACTGCTGTGCAACATCGGAGCCCTTCACACCGATTTGGGAAGTTTCAATACTGCACTGGATTTCCTGTTGCAGGCCGAAACCGTGCACGGCAGTGCAGAAGACGTGCTGTCGGCCACCATCTCCACCAATCTTGCCCGCGTGTACGACGATCTTGGTGATCCGGACAGTGCAGAGCGGCACTACCAGAAAGCCCTGACCTTCGTGCGCAACGCCGGACACCCCATGGGAGAGGCCATCCTCAGCACCAACTACGGGGAGTTTCAATTGCGGCGGGGCAGGCTCGATGAAGCCGAAAAGCTGCTTTCTTCAGCACTGGACATCACCTCCAGAAAGAGCTTCATTGCCGCCGATGCCCTCAGGCACCTCGGGGTGCTGTACCGCCAGCGTGGGATGCTGGAAGCTGCCCTGGTGGCCTTTCATGATGCCACCAATCTGGCAAGGGCCAGTGAGGACCTCGACATCCTGATTGAAGTGCTGATCAGTGAGGCCGAGACCCACCTGCAAGAAGAGCACCTGACCCTCGCGCAGGACGTGCTCTTTGAAGCCGAGGAACTGACCCGCAGCAGCAACCGCCACCGTGCCCTCTCCCGGGTGCTGAAACTCACCTCCCAGGTGTACGAGGCGGAAGGCCAAATCACCAAAGCCCTCTCTACTGCCCGGGAAGCCCACGATCTGGAATCCCAGGTCCTGAAAGCCGAGGCCGAACAGCGCACAAAGCAACTTGCCACCCAGCACGAACTGGAACGGGCCAGAAACGAACTTGAGCAGCAACGCCACCGTTACGAGACCGAACGCCTCACCAAAGAGAAGATGGAGCGGGAATCCTACGAGCGCATGAAAGAGCTGGAACGCAAAGCCCTTTATGACGCCCTCACCGGACTCCCGAACCGCCTGCTGCTGGCGGACCGTTTCCGGGTGGCTTTAGAACATGCTTCCCGAACCGGAACAAGGCTTGCCCTGGGGGTGCTGGACCTCAACAAATTCAAGAAGATCAACGACACCCTCGGACACCACGTTGGGGATGAACTGCTGATCGAGGTGGCCCGACGCCTGGAGCCAATTTTGAGGGCAGAGGACACCGTGGCCCGCACTGGCGGAGATGAATTTGTGTTCCTGATCCGCTCCATCACCGACACCGAGGCAGTGATGGCCGTGGCCAGACGCATCATGCAGGCTTTCGAGCCGATGTTCCACCTGTACCAGCACCACCTGCACGTTGGCCCGAGCATCGGGTTTGCGGTGTTCCCTGAAGACGCCCTGACCTACCAGGACCTCTTCGAGAAAGCCGACAAGGCCATGTATGAGGCCAAAACCAGAGGGAGTGGGTTTGAACTTCACGGCCTGCAGTCCTCGGACCGCATGGCCCCCATCACCCTGGAAAGTGCCCTCCACCAGGCCCTCAAGAATGAAGAGCTCGACATCGTGTACCAGCCCTTCACGGACATGCACGGCAAACCCAGAGGGGCAGAGGCCCTGCTGAGGTGGCACCACCCCCTCTTCGGGAACATCTCCCCACTGGAATTCCTGCCCATCGCAGAGAGCACCGGGCTCAGTGTTCCCATTGGGGCATGGGTGCTGAACAAAGCCTGCCAGGAGGCCGCAAAATGGCCAGGCCTGGTCCTCAGTGTGAACCTCTCCTCCAGACAGTTCTCGCACCCTGACTTTGCCAGCACTGTGAAACAGGCCCTGGAGAGCAGCGGACTGAAGCCCGAA
Above is a genomic segment from Deinococcus cellulosilyticus NBRC 106333 = KACC 11606 containing:
- a CDS encoding EAL domain-containing protein → MPDQNPSSLRTPKRLLEEARLFTDEDDERAALLYEQAAVRARLYRDQETLADALNGMAKLEHKRGDSNAALFHLQEAREIRRALGDLRGEAALLCNIGALHTDLGSFNTALDFLLQAETVHGSAEDVLSATISTNLARVYDDLGDPDSAERHYQKALTFVRNAGHPMGEAILSTNYGEFQLRRGRLDEAEKLLSSALDITSRKSFIAADALRHLGVLYRQRGMLEAALVAFHDATNLARASEDLDILIEVLISEAETHLQEEHLTLAQDVLFEAEELTRSSNRHRALSRVLKLTSQVYEAEGQITKALSTAREAHDLESQVLKAEAEQRTKQLATQHELERARNELEQQRHRYETERLTKEKMERESYERMKELERKALYDALTGLPNRLLLADRFRVALEHASRTGTRLALGVLDLNKFKKINDTLGHHVGDELLIEVARRLEPILRAEDTVARTGGDEFVFLIRSITDTEAVMAVARRIMQAFEPMFHLYQHHLHVGPSIGFAVFPEDALTYQDLFEKADKAMYEAKTRGSGFELHGLQSSDRMAPITLESALHQALKNEELDIVYQPFTDMHGKPRGAEALLRWHHPLFGNISPLEFLPIAESTGLSVPIGAWVLNKACQEAAKWPGLVLSVNLSSRQFSHPDFASTVKQALESSGLKPELLELEIKEELLARQLERSQSRLGALQELGVRVVLDDFGEGFTSFTALKNHHVQGVKIDRNLIQDLHPEAQGSRDEILLSAVIRMAQALGLDVIAKGVENEYQWEFLSTLGVTAVQGFLFSRPQSAGELVAGL